The following coding sequences lie in one Arachis ipaensis cultivar K30076 chromosome B05, Araip1.1, whole genome shotgun sequence genomic window:
- the LOC107641137 gene encoding vegetative cell wall protein gp1-like has protein sequence MQEEKLKRSFVVSCSKCGEKGHNYKTCKGAPSNPNWKPKTRRPRKKAATSSQSLIVLPLSQSAPGSEGLFCFSTAKDASSSQPGSSPNPTVVESPAPSNPPMPPAPTRVTRSTLIILPPGPTTTQTRPPAPTIGRPFKPPAKANDTSCPQQSRFRPKQKIFRPPAPIATSTINTSTQQPTPSTIPSAAPNQDAPPQNLSTSPKTKDSKE, from the exons ATGCAAGAAGAAAAACTGAAAAGGTCATTCGTTGTATCCTGCAGCAAGTGTGGTGAGAAGGGTCACAACTACAAAACATGTAAAGGAGCCCCTTCCAACCCAAACTGGAAGCCGAAGACAAGGCGCCCTAGGAAGAAAGCAGCTACTTCCTCCCAGTCACTGATTGTGCTTCCACTGTCACAATCTGCTCCAGGTTCAGAG GGACTATTCTGTTTTAGTACTGCTAAG GATGCATCCAGCAGCCAACCAGGCAGCTCCCCAAACCCCACTGTTGTGGAATCACCTGCCCCAAGCAATCCACCTATGCCACCAGCTCCAACAAGGGTGACAAGATCCACACTTATCATATTACCTCCAGGGCCAACAACTACTCAAACCAGGCCACCAGCTCCAACTATAGGTCGTCCATTTAAACCTCCAGCGAAAGCCAATGACACATCTTGCCCACAACAGTCCAGGTTCAGACCGAAGCAGAAGATCTTTAGGCCGCCGGCACCAATCGCTACATCCACAATCAACACTAGTACACAACAGCCAACTCCATCTACCATCCCATCTGCAGCTCCAAATCAAGATGCTCCACCCCAAAATTTGTCAACTTCTCCAAAAACAAAGGACTCAAAAGAATGA
- the LOC107644182 gene encoding putative pentatricopeptide repeat-containing protein At1g12700, mitochondrial, with amino-acid sequence MLSFFSFSRNMLRYALQIPNPSPCCVPYSAFRICFPSTSSLHSHSHSQPQSLDEAVDSFTRMLSMRRPPSIIQFTKILGSLAKTNHFSTAISLFQQLQARGIAPNLFTLTIVINCCCSMGRMTLALSVLAKIFRMDYQPNTVTLTTILKGLYLCGSVEKAVRFHATVLAYGFHFDQVTYGTLINGLCKTGHTSIAIQVLRKIPRYGIAPNVIMYNAIIDSLCKDTLVNIRKPLIC; translated from the exons atgTTGTCATTCTTCTCGTTCTCACGAAACATGTTAAGGTATGCTCTTCAAATCCCAAATCCCTCTCCTTGTTGTGTTCCCTATTCAGCTTTCCGTATTTGCTTCCCTTCAACTTCATCCCtacactctcactctcactctcaacCCCAATCACTTGATGAAGCTGTTGATTCCTTCACTCGCATGCTCTCTATGCGTCGCCCTCCATCCATCATCCAATTCACCAAGATTTTGGGATCTCTTGCCAAGACCAACCATTTCTCCACCGCCATTTCCCTTTTTCAGCAATTGCAAGCCAGGGGAATCgctcccaacttatttactttgaCCATCGTAATTAATTGTTGTTGCAGCATGGGCCGTATGACGCTTGCTCTCTCTGTATTGGCCAAGATTTTCAGAATGGATTATCAACCTAATACGGTAACATTGACAACAATCCTGAAAGGTCTCTATCTCTGTGGTAGTGTTGAAAAAGCAGTGCGCTTTCATGCCACAGTGCTGGCTTATGGATTTCACTTCGACCAAGTCACTTATGGGACCTTGATCAATGGCCTCTGTAAGACCGGACACACATCAATTGCTATTCAAGTGTTGAGAAAGATCCCACGGTATGGCATTGCTCCTAATGTCATCATGTACAATGCAATTATTGATAGCCTCTGCAAGGATACACTT GTCAATATAAGGAAGCCATTGATTTGTTAA